A DNA window from Stenotrophomonas sp. 57 contains the following coding sequences:
- a CDS encoding ATP-binding protein, with amino-acid sequence MLALASLVLATLVSVAVVGWMPRPPPPPMRLDQAIQVLRGERSAAALGLHLETRASAPEGTSNDWLTHLVAAQLRQPLEHVKLVWGRRSKAPEVQVIEGGAVLDAKARADALQAQVAVLTAMQWTPFELAVRQADGRWQVVGSDHSDLAAWRRQVVLALVAGTVLLAPLAAWASIRLGRPLRRLAEASANVDLQASTPLPDDGPCEVQVLARAISAGRERLHEQAQEMTRMLAAVAHDLRTPLTGLRLRAEFAPPQQAARMVADIERMDAMIEQVLDYARGELQPLQMHPLDLAVLLEECVQSALLRGIDISFDGPDTLRWQGDALLLRRAIDNLIDNADRYAGAVQLRAAVCGNVAHLDVMDRGPGIDEADRTRLLQPFQRSESSRSRATGGAGLGLAVAANVARRHAGELQLLHREGGGLIARLLLGSAC; translated from the coding sequence ATGCTGGCGCTGGCAAGCCTGGTGCTGGCCACCTTGGTCAGTGTGGCGGTGGTCGGCTGGATGCCGCGGCCGCCACCGCCGCCGATGCGCCTGGACCAAGCCATTCAGGTATTGCGCGGTGAACGGTCGGCCGCGGCGCTGGGCCTGCATCTCGAAACCCGCGCGTCTGCGCCGGAGGGCACCAGCAATGACTGGCTCACCCACCTGGTTGCCGCGCAGCTGCGCCAGCCGCTGGAGCATGTGAAGCTGGTCTGGGGCAGGCGGAGCAAGGCGCCGGAGGTGCAGGTCATCGAAGGCGGGGCCGTGCTTGACGCCAAAGCGCGCGCGGACGCGTTGCAGGCACAGGTCGCGGTGCTGACCGCAATGCAGTGGACGCCGTTCGAACTGGCCGTGCGCCAGGCAGATGGTCGGTGGCAGGTGGTGGGCAGCGACCACAGCGATCTGGCGGCATGGCGCCGGCAGGTCGTGCTGGCGCTGGTGGCAGGAACCGTGCTGCTGGCACCACTGGCGGCATGGGCGTCAATCCGCCTCGGCCGGCCCCTGCGGCGGCTGGCCGAGGCCAGCGCCAACGTGGACCTGCAGGCCAGTACACCGCTTCCGGACGATGGTCCGTGCGAGGTGCAGGTTCTGGCCCGCGCGATCAGTGCCGGGCGCGAGCGGCTGCACGAACAGGCGCAGGAGATGACCCGCATGCTGGCCGCCGTCGCGCATGACCTGCGCACACCGTTGACCGGCCTGCGCCTGCGTGCGGAGTTCGCGCCACCGCAACAGGCGGCGCGGATGGTGGCCGACATCGAGCGCATGGACGCGATGATCGAGCAGGTTCTCGACTACGCGCGTGGTGAGCTGCAGCCCTTGCAGATGCATCCGCTGGATCTGGCCGTGTTGCTGGAGGAGTGCGTGCAGAGCGCACTGCTGCGGGGCATCGACATCTCCTTCGACGGGCCGGATACGTTGCGGTGGCAGGGGGATGCGCTACTGCTGCGACGGGCGATCGACAATCTCATCGACAACGCCGATCGCTACGCGGGGGCGGTACAACTGCGGGCAGCCGTGTGCGGCAACGTGGCGCACCTTGACGTGATGGATCGCGGTCCAGGCATCGATGAGGCCGACCGCACCCGCCTGCTGCAGCCCTTCCAGCGCAGCGAGAGCTCACGCAGCCGCGCCACGGGTGGGGCCGGGCTGGGCTTGGCGGTCGCCGCCAACGTGGCGCGGCGGCATGCGGGCGAACTGCAGCTGCTGCACCGGGAGGGTGGTGGACTGATCGCGCGCCTGCTGCTGGGAAGCGCTTGCTGA
- a CDS encoding aspartyl protease family protein: protein MRLTLLPLFAAAFPTLAADTPEHVLPMWMQGGHPTVALSLDGQAEPLRFVVDSAAGATLIDGRVARRYGLVDGKADVSTAQGASASGAQLRRTRTTTWQLGSWQLRASALQADLGSLSGGDDPAIDGLVGNDLTARWDTRWDFARGELSLSRTGTLRFDDDSCQANALQDRTEGLRDFGFITLTLDGTNVAAVAVVDTGAAQTVLNNAAAHALGLRTDGSDPRLRKRSKGTEGLGGKPHPTWLYTLPGMRGTAWRQPAMEVRISELPVFKAIGLDTRPALILGADAMRGGQVDISTGAARICLRRQAAT, encoded by the coding sequence GTGCGCCTCACCTTGCTGCCCCTGTTTGCTGCCGCCTTCCCCACGCTGGCCGCCGACACCCCCGAACATGTGCTGCCGATGTGGATGCAGGGCGGCCACCCGACGGTAGCGCTCTCGCTGGATGGTCAAGCCGAGCCGCTGCGCTTCGTGGTCGACAGTGCAGCCGGGGCCACGCTCATCGATGGGCGTGTGGCACGCCGCTACGGCCTGGTCGATGGAAAGGCCGACGTTTCCACTGCCCAAGGCGCCAGTGCCTCGGGGGCACAGCTGAGGCGCACGCGCACTACCACCTGGCAGCTGGGTAGCTGGCAGCTGCGGGCCAGCGCACTGCAGGCTGATCTGGGGTCACTGTCCGGGGGCGACGACCCCGCCATCGACGGCCTCGTCGGCAACGACCTGACCGCGCGCTGGGACACCCGCTGGGACTTCGCTCGAGGTGAGCTATCGCTGTCGAGGACCGGCACTCTCCGCTTCGACGATGACAGCTGCCAGGCCAACGCGCTGCAGGACCGCACTGAAGGCCTGCGCGATTTTGGATTCATCACCCTCACCTTGGACGGAACGAACGTCGCCGCTGTTGCCGTGGTCGATACCGGCGCGGCGCAGACCGTACTCAACAATGCCGCCGCGCACGCGCTCGGGTTGCGTACTGATGGAAGCGATCCCCGCCTGCGCAAGCGAAGCAAGGGCACCGAAGGCCTCGGCGGCAAGCCGCACCCGACCTGGCTGTACACGCTGCCCGGCATGCGCGGCACCGCCTGGCGGCAACCGGCCATGGAGGTCAGGATCAGCGAGCTGCCCGTGTTCAAGGCTATTGGCCTGGACACCCGCCCGGCTCTGATCCTTGGCGCCGATGCCATGCGTGGCGGCCAGGTCGACATCAGCACGGGTGCCGCGCGGATCTGCCTGCGCCGCCAAGCGGCCACGTGA
- a CDS encoding response regulator transcription factor, with amino-acid sequence MNTPARVIVVDDDASIRDAIADCLLLHGYHVRVAADAAALDVLLQVERPDLIVLDWMMPGEDGLSVCRRLQARAIPILMLSAMGTAPDRVIGLEMGADDYLAKPFDPRELLARVRALLRRQDKLRTQVASELRFSGWRLLPDQRRLLAPDGSELALSRGEFALLLALAERAGRVLGREQLMSLTRGEDSESVDRAVDLAISRLRRKLGHAAPGAEALVQTLRGEGYRFDAEVQVL; translated from the coding sequence ATGAACACTCCCGCCCGGGTCATCGTTGTCGATGACGATGCCAGCATCCGTGATGCCATTGCCGACTGCCTGCTGCTGCATGGCTACCACGTGCGAGTGGCTGCCGACGCGGCGGCGCTGGATGTGCTGCTGCAAGTCGAACGTCCGGACCTGATCGTGCTCGACTGGATGATGCCCGGCGAGGACGGCCTGTCGGTGTGCCGCCGGCTGCAGGCGCGGGCCATCCCCATCCTGATGCTGTCGGCGATGGGAACAGCACCGGACCGGGTGATCGGTCTGGAAATGGGAGCCGATGACTATCTGGCCAAGCCCTTCGACCCACGCGAACTGCTGGCGCGGGTCCGCGCCCTGCTACGCCGCCAGGACAAGCTGCGTACCCAGGTGGCCAGCGAGCTGCGCTTTTCCGGCTGGCGATTGCTGCCCGATCAGCGCCGCCTGCTTGCACCCGATGGCAGCGAACTGGCGCTCAGCCGCGGCGAGTTCGCTCTGCTGCTGGCGCTGGCCGAGCGCGCCGGGCGCGTGTTGGGGCGCGAGCAGCTGATGTCCCTGACCCGCGGTGAGGACAGCGAGAGCGTCGACCGTGCCGTTGATCTGGCGATCAGTCGCCTTCGACGCAAGCTGGGCCACGCCGCACCGGGTGCCGAGGCACTGGTACAGACGCTGCGCGGCGAAGGCTATCGCTTCGACGCTGAGGTGCAGGTGCTGTGA